The DNA segment CCTTGCCCACGGGAATGCCCATGCCGTCGGAGCCCAGGTCGCCCAGACCGAGGATGCGCTCGCCGTCCGTCACCACGATCAGGTTCACCTGGGGCTGGGACAGGCCCTGGAAGATCTGGTCGATGTTGCCGATGTTCTCGGGGGTGATGTAGATCCCGCGGGTGCGCCGCTGGATGTGGCTCATCTGGAGGCAGGCCAGACCCACGGTCGGGGTGTAGACGATGGGCACCATCTCTTCGAGGTGCTCTTCAAGGAGACGGTAGAAGAGGGGCTCGTTGCGGTCCTGGAGGCCGGACAGGTAGATGTAGCGCTCCATGTCGTCGTGCTTGCGTTGGTAGGCCTCGTAGGTCCGGTCCAGCTGGGATTCAAGGGCCGAGATCCCCGGGCGGAGCATTCCGTCCAGACCCAGGCTGAGCCGCTCCTCCTTGGTGAACGCCGAAGCCTTGTTCAGATGCGCATCGTTGAGGAGCTGGCGGCCTCGAAGGTAGACCTCGTAGTATTCCTCCCCCGTCAGGGGATCGATCTTGAACGCGAAGGTCTTCATGGCCGCTCCTTTGGATGGCCGCGCCCCGCGCGCCCCGCGCCGCCAGGGCGCCGGACCGCGGATGGTGCCGCGACAGGCAAGTGTAGCCACCCGTCCGGCGGAGCCGGATCACATCAAGAGACCCGCGAGGGCATTGGGCGTGGAAACCGGCGGGGCGCAGGTCCGGCCCCGGCACACGAAGGCCACGGCTCCCCCTCGCGGCCCGCCCCGGCCCTCGTGGAGCGGCAGCAGCTGGTCCGCGGAGGCCGACACCACCCGGCCCGGCAGATGGCGGCGATGGATTTCGGCCAGGAGAAGGCGCGCGGGCTCGCTGGCGGGATCGCCGGAGACGGCCACCTCCAGCGGCTCCCGGAGCGCCAGGTCCAGGACGCCCAGGAGACCGGGGAAAGCCCGGGGTGCCCGGGCCATCGACGGCCCGAAACAGCGCAGCACGCCCTCCGCCGCCTGGTGGAAGTCCTCCCGCTGGAGGTGGCGGGAAAGCCGCAGGAGAGCGCGGGCGGCCAGGGTGTTCCCGCTCGGCAGGGCCCCGTCAAAGGCCGGCTTCTGGCGGAAGAGGAGATCCGCCCGGCCCGCTTCGGCGCTGAAGAAGCCGTCGCCGTCCGGATCCCGGAACCGCGCCAGCATGCCGGTCCCCAGGGCTTCCCCCCACCGCAGCCAGCCCTCGTCGAAATCCGCCTCGAACAGGTCCAGCAGGCCTTCCGCCACCGCGGCGCTGTCCTCCAGGAATCCCGGCGTGTGGGCCTCTCCTCCCCGCCACACCCGCAGCAGGTGGTCCTCCCGGCCGAGGGCCGTCCGCAGAAAGGCGGCGCAGGCCTGGGCCGCGGCGAGGTACCGCGGGTCGCCCAGCACCTGGAATCCCCGGGCGAAGGCGGAGAGGGCGAGGCCGTTCCAGGCCGCCACCACCTTGTCGTCCTTCCCGGGGCGCACGCGGCGATCCCGCCAGATCCGCAGCCGGTGCCGCAGGGCGCGGTCGTCCTCCTCCGCCAGGCGCGCTTCCCGCGGGCAGGAAAAGCGGTGGACCACGCTGCGGCCGTGCTCGAAATTACCGCCTTCGGTGATCCCGAAGGCGGCGCAGAACCTCGCCCCGTCCGCATCTCCGAGCGCCTCCCTCACCTCCGCGGGAGTGAAGGCGTAGAAGCGGCCCTCTTCGCCTTCGCTGTCGGCGTCCTCGCTGGCGTGGAAGCCCCCGGCGGGATCCAGCAGGTCGCGCAGCAGGTAATCCAGCGTCTCCCGTGCCACCTGGGCGTAGCGCGCGTCGCCCGAGGCCTGGAAGGCCGACAGGTAGCAGGCGGCGAGCTGGGCGTTGTCGTAGAGCATCTTCTCGAAGTGGGGAATCAGCCACTGCCCGTCCACGCTGTAGCGGGCGAAGCCCCCACCCAGGTGGTCGTACATCCCGCCTTCCCACATGGCATCCAGGGTGCGGAAGGCCATGGCCCGATCCTCCGCGTCGCCGCGCGCCAGCAGCAGTTCCAGCACCATCGAGGGCGGGAACTTGGGCGCCGGGCCGAACCCGCCCCACCGCGGGTCGTAGGCCCGTCGGAAGTGGGCGGTCGCAGCCGCCAGCACGCTTTCGCCCGGCAGGGCCGCGCCGGGATCCACCTCCGCCTGCCGCCGCAGCTCCGCGGCGAGGCCCGCCGCCTGGGCCGCGATCCCGCCGGGATCCTCGCGCCACACCTCAGCGATGCGCCGGAGGAGCGGCAGAAACCCCGGCATCCCGCCCCGGGATTCGGGCGGAAAATAAGTACCGCCATAGAAAGGCTCCAGGTCCGGGGTGAGCCACACGCTCATGGGCCAGCCCCCGCGGCCGGTCAGCGTCTGGACGGCGCCCATGTAGAGGTCGTCCAGGTCGGGGCGCTCCTCCCGGTCCACCTTGATACTCACGAAATGGGCATTCAGCGCCTCCGCCACCGCGGGGTTCTCGAAGCTCTCCCGCTCCATGACGTGGCACCAGTGGCAGGCGCTGTAGCCGATGCTGAGGAAGATGGGCTTCCCCTCCTCCTTCGCCTTGGTCAGGGCCTCGTCTCCCCAGGGAAACCAGTCCACGGGGTTGTGGGCGTGCTGGAGCAGGTAGGGGCTGAGGCTGCCGGCGAGGCGGTTGGACATATCCGACTCCGAAGGCCAGGATTATGCCCCAGGATTCCTTTCCTGACAGGGAAAAGCCCCCCGGGCCCGGTACAATGGGCGTTTGGTCCTTGCCGAGGTCCCATGTTCGACAGCCTCACCCAGAAGCTCAGCCAGGCGATGAAGGCCCTCCGGGGGCAGTCGAAGCTGACGGAAGCCAACCTCGAAGCCGTCCTGCGCGAAGTCCGCATGGCTCTCCTGGAGGCCGACGTCCACGTGAGCGTGGCGCGCACCTTCCTCCAGCGGGTGAAGGAGAAGGCCCTGGGCGTCGAGGTCATGCAGGGGCTCAATCCCGCCCAGGCCTTCATCGACATCGTCCACCGGGAGCTGGTGGAGATCATGGGCGGCCAGGCGCCCGAACACCCCATCGCCTTCTCCGCCAAGCCGCCCACCGTGGTGATGATGGTGGGCCTCCAGGGCGCCGGAAAGACCACCACCTGCGGCAAGCTGGCCGTCTTCCTCAAGAAGCTGGGGCGATCGCCCCTGCTCGTGCCCGCGGACGTCTACCGCCCGGCGGCCATCGAGCAGCTCCACGTGGTGGCGAAGGACGCGGGCGTGCCCTCGTTCCGCACGGAGGAGAAGGAACCCGTGGCCATCTGCGCCGCGGCCCTGGCGGAAGCGAAGCTGAAGGGCTGGGATACGGTCATCCTCGACACCGCCGGCCGCCTGCACCTGGACGAAGCCCTGATGGAGGAGCTGGCCCGGATCAAGGCCGCCACGTCCCCCGACGAGATCCTGTTCGTGGCCGACGCCATGACCGGCCAGGACGCCGTCCGCAGCGCCACCGCCTTCCACGAGAAGCTGGGCATCACGGGCGTGGTCCTCACCAAGGCCGACGGCGACACCCGCGGCGGCGCGGCCTTCAGCATCAAGCAGGCCACGGGCCAGCCCCTGAAGTTCGTGGGCGAGGGCGAGAAGCTGGAGGACTTCCAACGCTTCCATCCCGACCGCATGGCCCAGCGCATCCTGGGGATGGGCGACGTCCTCAGCCTCATCGAGCACGCCAAGGACAAGCTGGATGAAAAAGAGGCGGAGGGCCTCGCCAAGCGCCTGGCCAAGAACCAGTTCACCCTTGAGGACATGCGCAAGCAGTTCCAGCAGGTGCAGAAGCTGGGGTCCATGAACAAGATCCTGGGGATGCTGCCCGGGCTCGGCCAGATGAAGGATCAGCTCGCCCAGGTGGCCACGGACAAGCGGATCAAGCACCTGGAGGCGATCCTCAACTCCATGACGGTCGCCGAGCGCGCCAACCACAACCTGCTGGACGGCAAGCGCAAGCGCCGGATCGCCGCGGGCTGCGGCCGTCCCGTCAGCGAGATCAACCAGCTCCTCAAGCAGTTCGCCGAGACCAAGAAGATGATGGGCCAGATGAACGACCCCCGCTTCATGGCCCGGATGCAGCGCATGGCCAAGATGGGCGGCGGCCCCAACCTGCCCTTCTAGCAATTACCGCTTGGGCGGAGGGCGTTTCCGCGATACACTCTCCTGCTCAGGGAGTGCCCATGCTGTCGATCCGTCTTGCTCGCAATGGTGCCAAGAAGCGCCCGTTCTACCACATCGTCGTCTCCGAGAACGACCGCATTCCCACCGGCCGCGCCGTGGAAGTGCTGGGCTTCGTGAACCCCATCGCCGGCTCCGGCGAAGCGGTGCGCATCGACGTCGAGAAGGCCAAGTCCTGGCTCCAGAAGGGCGCCCAGCCCTCGAAGACCGTCCTCGATCTGTTCAAGAAGAACCAGATCCTGTAGCCGGTTTCCGTCCTTTCGAAAGCCGGGCGCAGGTCCGGCTTTCTTTGTTCGTGGAGCGACCATGGACCTCGACGCCTTCCTGCGCGACGTGCTCACGCCCCTGCTGGACCATCCGGAGGCCCTCCGGATCGAAGTGGGCGGCGAGGGGAAGAAGCGGGACGTGCTCCTCTTCGCCAATCCCGAAGACCGGGGCCGGATCATCGGCAAGCACGGGCGGATGATCTCCGCCCTGCGGACGCTCTGCCGGACCGCCGGCGACAAGGCCGGCCTGGCCGTCACCCTGGAGTTGGACGACCGGGACGAGCAGGAGGCTTAGGAGCGCGTCCAATTAATCGATAGGGGCTGCATTGATGGCAAAGGGCGTTCAGGCAAGGAAGCGGGCGCAGGGCGGTGGGGAGCCACCGTTCAAGACCGATGACGCAGCATGGATGCCCTTTGCCATCAACCCTTCGGGCAGAGGCGACAGCCGTCGGGATGCTGCGTCAAGCTCCTCGTCGATAGTCCCGCTATCGCCTTCGTCGCTTTCCTTGCCTCCCTCGGCTGGCACCTCTGTGCAGCCCCCACCCATTACTTGGAGGCGCTCCTAAATGCTTCTGGCGGGTCATCTCGCGAAGGTGCAGGGCCTCAAGGGCGAGTTCCTTTTCCACGCGGTCATGGACAATCCCGAGCGCCTGGAGGGGCTGAAGGATCTGATCCTGGCTCCGCCGCACATGGACCTGGACCGCAACGAATCCATCCCTCCGGCCCGGCCGGCGGCGCTGCGGAGCTTCCGGTGGCACCAGGAGCGTCCCTGCCTCGCTTTCGAAGGCGTCCCCGACCGCACCGCCGCGGAGGCCCTGAAGGGCTGGGCGCTGTGGATGCCCGAATCCGCGGCCTCCCTGGAGGAAGGCGAGAGCTTCCGCCACCAGTGGATCGGCTGCGAAGTCTTCATGGGCGGGCGCAAAGTCGGTGAGGTGCTGCGCCTCGACCCCGGCCCCGCCGGCTACGACATGGTGGTGATGCGGGACCTCCGCCCGGGCCGGACGGGCCAGCGGGACATCCCCTATATCAAGGCCTGGTGGACCCTCGACCTCCCCCATCGCCGGCTGGATGTGGATCCCCCCGAGGGGCTGCTGGACGTCAACCAGATCGGCGGCTGACAATCGGGGATGTCCTCCCGATTCGAGCGCCTGAAACAGACCTTCGGCATGCGCCTGTTCGGGTGGTTGAAGATCCCGCTACTGGCCGCCGTCCGCCCCAGCGTCGTGGAGCTGGGCGAAACGCGGTGCGTGGTGCGGATCCCCCTCCGCCGGCGGACGAGGAACCACCTGGGCTCCATGTACTTCGGCGCCCTCGCCATCGGCGCCGACTGTGCCGGCGGGCTTCTCGCCATGGACCAGATCAAGCGTTCGGGCGGCAACGTGTCGCTGGTGTTCAAGGCGTTCCAGGCCACCTTCCTCAAGCGCCCGGAATCCGACGTCTACTTCATCTGCGACGAGGGCGAGGCCATCCGCGACCAGGTGCGCCGCGCTCGGGCCTCCGAGGAGCGGATCACCGAGCCCATGCGCATCCGCGCCGCGGTCCGGCTGCCCGACGGCACCTTCGATCCCGTCGCCGAGTTTACGCTGGAGCTCAGCCTGAAGCGGCGGAGCTGAATCAGCCCCGGGCGAGGACGCCTTCGATCTCCCGCAAGCAGCGGGCGGTGATGGTCTCCATCCCTTCGATCTCGTGCACGCTCTCGGACAGCACCGTCAGGATGGCGTCCAGGCGCGCCGGATCCATCCGCTTGGCGATCTCGGGATCCGCGGCGGCCTGGATCAGCCGCTGTCGCTGCCCATCCAGGTGCTGGCGGACGAACAGCCACCACTGGGCGACCCGCCGCACCCGGCGCGCGGCCTTGGCGGGGAACTGGTAGTCCAGCGGCTCCTTCGCCAGGTTCGTCTCCACGTCCTTCATCAGGGCTTCCACCCCGTCGGGGAAATCCTGGCCGAGGGGCGTGCCCTCCTCGAAAGCCGTGCGGCCGAAGGCGCGCCGCAGCATCTCGATGTCGTCCCGGGACAGGGCGCCGAGGGACGATCGCTCCGCCGCCTCCCGGCACTCGGTGCTCATCCGCTGGACGAGCTGCTGGACGCGCCGCGCCTGGCGGAGTTCCCGCGACTCGCAGCCGACCGACAGCAGGACGGGAAGGACCAGCAGCGGAAGGCCCCACCCTTCCATGCACCGCGCCTTACCCGCCATCGAGTCCGCCTCCTTCCCCCGCATCGTCGGGAGCCGGAGGCGCCTTGAACGACGCGGTTAAATGCCAGCGGCGCTGAGCTGGCGGACAAACTTCTCGATGCCCCCCAGCAGCATCTCGATGGCGATGGCGGTGAGCACCAATCCCATCAGCCGCTCGAAGGCCATGGTCACCTGCTCGCCCAGGAAATCGGCGATCTTCTCTGCGAATCCCAGCACCACCGCGGAGACCGCCATAGCCACCGATAGCGCCCCCAGCCACTCCCACAGGCGGTGCGGCTCCCGGCTCACCAGCAGCAACACCGTGGCGATGGCCGAAGGTCCCGCGATGAAGGGAATGGCCAGCGGCACCAGGAAGGGCTCCCCGTGGATCCGGTGGCCCGACCGGCCCTCGGGATGGGGGAAGACCATCTTCAGGGCGATGAGGAACAGGATCACCCCGCCCGCGATTCCCAGGGACGTGTCCGTGAGGTGCATCAGCTTCAGGACCCGCTGGCCGAAGAGGGCGAAGAACAGCAGGATCGCGAACGCGAACAGCACCTCGCGGATGATGATCCGCTGCCGCCGGGCGGGGTCCACCTGGCGGAGCAACCCGATGAACAGCGGGATGTTCCCCAGGGGATCCGTGACCAGAACGAGCAGGATGATGGCCGAGACGAACGAGGATGAATCCATGCGCTACTTCAGTTCCAGATCGAAGGGCAGCCGGGCGTAGACCCCGCGCGGATCGTTGAGGGAGGTCAGCATCTCCGCCTGGCGGAACAGCCCACCGGCCAGCACGTCCACCGGACCGGGCTTGGCCAGTTTCCGGGGCTTCCCGCCGAAGCTCTTGAGCAGTTCCTTAAGGGTGTCCGGCTCGCGCTCGGGGCCCACCAGGAAGTAGTCGTCGCCGGCCTTCGCGAGGGTGGCGGCGTGCTTCACCGCCGCCTCCAGCCCGCCCAATTCATCGACCAGCCCCAGCTTGAGGGCCTCCTGGCCGGACCACACGCGCCCCTGGGCGATCTCGTGGACCGCTTCCTTGGACATCTTCCGGCTGTCGGCGACCTTCGCGAGGAACTGGTCGTAGATGTGATCCACCAGGCCCTGGATGCGGGTCAGCTCCACCTCGTTCTTCGGCCGGGTGAGGGTCATGGGATTGGCCAGCTTGGCGGTCTGGACGCTGTCCCAGGTGATGCCGTGCTCGTTGGCGAGCTTCTTGACGTTGGGCAGGAGGCCAAAGACGCCGATGGACCCGGTGATGGTGCTGGGCTCCGCAAAGATGCGGTTCCCGTAGGTGCTGATCCAGTAGCCGCCGGAGGCCGCCAGGTGGCCCATGGAGACCACCACGGGCTTGGTCTTCTTCGTGAGGATCACTTCCCGCTGGATCAGCTCCGAGGCCGAGGCGCTGCCGCCGGGGCTGTTCACGCGCAGGACCACGGCCTTCACGCGCTCGTCCAGCCGCAGGCGACGCAGCTCGCGGCTGAGGCGCTCGCCGCCCACCTGCGCGGCCTTGCCTTCGCCGTCCACGATCTCGCCTTCCGCGACCACCACCGCGATCCGGGTCTTGCCGGACTTGCCGTCGCCAGGGATGCCCGCGTAGGTGGCCAGGGTGATCTGGGGGAAATCCTTGTCCTTGGCTTCCTTGCCGGCCAGCTTCTTGAGCTCGTCCAGCACCTCGTCGTAGGGCGCGACGCGATCCACCAGGCCCAGCTTCTTCGCCTCGTCGGCTTCCACCAGCCCCCGCTCGTCGGCGATGGCCTGGAGATCCGCAGGCGCCTTCTTCCGGTCCTTGGCGACCGTGTCCTTCCACTCGCCCCAAATGTCATCCAGCAGCTTCTGGATCTGCTCGCGGTTGGGCTCGCTCATCCGGTCCAGGACGTAGGGCTCGACGGCGCTCTTGTACTTCCCAACGCGGGTGACCTGCACTTCCACGCCGTATTTCTTGAAGGCCTCCCCGAAGAACATCGGCTCGCTGGCCAGGCCGTTCAGCTCGATCTCGCCGAAGGGGTTCACGAAGAGCGTGGTGGCGCCGCCGGCCAGGTAGTAGTCGCGCTTCGTCCAGCCCATGTTGTAGGCGAGGACGGGCTTCTTGGCCTTGAACCGCTGGATGGCCTCCCGCAGCTCGCGGAGCTGCGCGGGACCCGCCGCCTGGAGGTTTCCCGTGATGAACAGAGCCGTGATGCGGCTGTCGGAGGCGGCCCGGTCCAGGGCGTCGATCGCCGCGGGAAGGGACTGGGCGCGGCCCCCGCCGCCTCCCAGGGCCTCGCTGAGCGCTTCGCTGGGCTCCGGATCGCGCTCCCCGTCGGTGAGGCTGGTGTCCAGGTCGAACACGAGGACGGCCTTCCCCGGCACCGTGGGCTTGCCGGAGGAACTCAGGACCGCCAGGGCGCCGAAGAACAGCACCACGACGGCGCCTCCGGCCACCATCAGGGCCAGGAGGGCGGCGAAGAAGCTCTTGAAGAAGTCCTTCATGGCGGCTCCAGAAAGGTTTTCAGGATCGCATGAACAGACTCAGGCTCCGGGCCGGAGGCGCGCCGCCAGGGACAGGAATCCTTCCACGGCCTTCCCTACCGCCGCCTCGGCGCGGGCCTCCACGGGCTTTCCGGCTTCGTCCAGGTGGCGATCCGCCTGGGGCACCGTGATCGCTTCGGGCAGGGCGACCGCGCCCATGTTGGCCAGGGCGGCGCGCCAAGCCAGCAGGCCCCGAGCGCCGCCGAAGGCCCCCGGGCTCGCCGCGGCCAGCAGCACCGGCAGTCCGGTCCAGGGACTGGGCTTCAGCGTGCTCAGCCAATCCACCGCGTTCTTGAGGTGCCCCGGGATTCCCGCGTTGTATTCCGGCGAGACGATCACCACCCCCTGCGCCGCCAGCAGGGCCTGCTGGAGCGCCACCACCGCGGGGGAGGGCGCGAGCCCCTCCTCGAAGAGCGCGAAGCGGAGCGCGGGACCGGCGAAAGCCGTGATCCTGTGGCCACGGGCTTCCAGTTCGCCGGCGAGGTGGCCGAGCAGGCGCGTGTTCAGGGACGCGGGACGAAGACTCCCGCCCATCAGGACCAGATCCATTGGGGCCTCCTGCGAGCAAGTGTGATCTAGATCAAACCCGACCGGATCGGTAAACTTTAGAGTCCAAGGAGGATTCCGTGTCGAACTATCCCGAATCCATGGTGGCGCCCATGCGCGAAGAACTGATCGACGCCGGCTTTCAGCAGCTCCTGACCCCCGACCAGGTGGATGCCGCCCTCCAACAGCCCGGCACCACCCTCCTCGTGGTCAACAGCGTCTGCGGGTGCGCGGCGGCGGGCGCCCGGCCCGGCGTGACCGAGGCCCTGCGGCGCGGCGAGCTGCGGTTCGATCGCCTCGTCACCGTCTTCGCCGGGATGGAAAAGGAAGCCACCGCCCAGGCCCGGGAGTACTTCGAAGGCGCCCAGCCCACCAGCCCCCAGGCGGCGATCCTGAAGGACGGCCAACTGGTCCACCTCATGCAGCGCCCGGATTTCCTGAACCACGCGCCGGAGGAGATCGCCGCGTCCCTCACGGCCGCCTACCGCCGAACCCTGGGCTGATCGTCCCCGGGCCGCGAGCCCAGCCCTAGATCAAGTAGGCTGGGGGTGGAGATCGCGATGCCCAAGCCCCTTTCCCACCTGAGGATCGTGGACCTGTCCTGCGTGCTCGCGGGGCCCTTCTCCACGCAGCTCCTGGCGGATCTCGGCGCCGAGGTCCAGAAGCTGGAACCGCCGGGCGGCGATCCCTCCCGCGGCTGGGGGCCGCCCTTCGAGGAGGGTCCCTCGGGTGAAAGCGCCTACTTCCGCTCCGCCAACCGGGGGAAGAAGACCCGCACCATCGACCTCCACACGGACGCGGGCCGGGCGGATCTCTTCGAGCTGCTGAAGGACGCGGACGTCCTGGTGGAAAACTTCCGCGCGGACTCCGCCGACCGGCTGGGCCTGGGCTGGAAGCGGCTCCACGCCAAGTTCCCCAAGCTGATCGTGGCGTCCATCCGGGGCTTCGCCTCGGACGTCACCGCCTCGCGCCGGGCCGGCTACGACTTCATCATCCAGGCCGAGAGCGGCTGGATGGCCATCACGGGCGAGCCGGGCGGGCGGCCCATGAAGGTGGGCGTGCCCCTGGTGGACGTGCTGGCGGGGCTCTACTGCGCCAACGGGATCCAGGCCGCCCTGCTCCACCGCGAGCGGACGGGGGAGGCCATCCACATCGAAGTTCCCCTGATGGAAGCCGCCCTGGCGGGCATGGTGAACGTGGCTGCGGGCTCCCTGATGACGGGCACGGCGCCCCACCGGTGGGGCAATGCCCATCCCCAGATCGTCCCCTACCAGTCCTTCCGGTGCGCCGACGGCGAAGTGGCCATCGGCGTGGGCAGCGACCGCCAGTTCGAGGTGCTCGCCATGTGGCTGGGCCTCGACCTGGAGGCCCGCCCCGAGTGGAAGCGGAATCCCGGGCGGGTGCAGGACCGCGAAGAGCTGGTCGCCCTCATCGAGGCCCGCACCAGCGCTGGCACCGCCGACGAGGTCCTGGCCTTCTGCGAGGCCAACGCCATTCCCGCCAGCCGCGTGCGGAGCGTGGACGACGTACTCTTCCGCAAGGGCGGCGAGCTGCACAACCTGCTCCAGCCCCTCTTCGAGGAGGAGAGCAACGCCATGATCCCCACCCTGGCCGCGCCGCTCCTCCTCAACGGCGAGCGGGCCTGCGCCTCCCTTCCGCCCCCGCGCCGCCCGTGAAGCCCGCGCCCCGCCATTCCAGCCGCCGCACCCCGCCCCGGCTCCTGCCTTTGGGCGCCCGGGAGCCCGACCGCCGGGCCGAGGCGCGCCTGCGCCAGGCCTGGGGCTTCGTGGTGGGCCCCGCCCTGGCGGATCGGACGCGGCCCCTGCGGGTGGAGCGCAATGTCCTCGTCATGGGCTGCTGGGAATTGACCTGCATCGCGCCGTTGCGGGAAGCCGCCGCCGCCGTCTGGCCCCAGATCCGCGATCGCATCCGCCGCGCCCTCGGCCTCGCGCTCACGGACCTCCAGATCGTCCCCTGCGATCCTCCGCCCGCGGTCGCGCCCATCCCGCGCGATCCGGATCCCCTCCGCGCCGCCCTCCACCTGCTGGAGGTCCGCCGCCAGGAGCGCATCCGCCTGGGCCTCGAGGCCGACTAGCCGCCGCTGGACGCCACCTCGCGATTCGAGTACAGTCGAACCTTCGTCGGGGCGTGGCTCAGCCTGGTAGAGCGCTCGGTTCGGGACCGAGAGGTCGGAGGTTCGAATCCTCTCGCCCCGACCAGATCATGAAAAGGGCGCGCTTCCGAGCGCGCCCTTTTTCGCGTGGGAGGGAAGCTGCGGAGGAGGCCTTCGTGCGCCCCAGGCCGCGGAAAAAGCCACGCGGCCAGGCAGCGCTCCAATCAACCCTCGCGCTGGTCGCGGTTTCGTGATCCTCGGCTCGCGGGGTCCCGGGATACAATGGCGGGTTCCGCCCGTCGGGCGGGGAGCCCACGCGATGAGCGATGCCTGCATGATCCTGACCACCTGTGGCAGCGAAGAGACCGCCCTCACCATCGCGGCCGCCCTGGTGGACCAGGCGTACGCGGCGTGCGTCAACATCGTTCCCAGCATCAAGAGCTACTACTACTTCAAGGGCGAGACGCACCTCGACGAAGAGGTGATGCTCGTCATCAAGACCACCCAGGAGTTCTTCCCCCAGGTGTCCGAGGTCATCTCCGACCTGCACACCTACGAGGTGCCGGAAATCCTGATGTTTCCCGTGGAGGCGGGCTCGGACCCCTTCCTCGAATGGATCCGCCAAAGCGTGAATCGCCTGGCCTGAACGGGCTCCGTCCCGACCTTACCGCCTTCCCCGGGAGCGCCCCCATGGAACAGACCCTGTCCCTCGAATTCCTGCGCGTGGTCGAACGGGCCGCCGTCGCCTGCGCCGCCTCCATCGGCCACGGCCGCCGCAAGCACAGCGACCAGCTGGCCGTCGAAGCCATGCGGAAGGCCATGGAGACGGTGCGGATGGACGGGACCATCGTCATCGGCGAAGGCGAGCGGGACGAGGCGCCCATGCTCTACATCGGCGAGAAGGTGGGCATGGGCGCCGGCCCCGACGGGATCCACCCCGCCGTGGACATCGCCGTGGACCCCCTGGAAGGGACCAACCTCTGCGCTACCGGCGCCGCCAACGCCATCGCGGTGCTGGCCGCCACGGAAAAGGGCGGGCTGCTGCACGCCCCGGACCTCTACATGGAGAAGCTGGTGGTGGGCCCCTCCGCCAAGGGGAAGGTGAGCCTGGACGCGCCGGTTCAGGAGAACCTCGACATCATCGCCAAGTCCCTGGACCGCCGCGTCTCCGAGATCACGGTCAGCGTCCTGGACCGCGAGCGCCACGCGCAGCTCATCGCCGACATCCGGAAGGCGGGGGCCCGCATCCAGCTCATCGGCGACGGCGACTTGAGCGCCGCCATCAGCGCGGCCGTGAGCGGAACCGGCATCCACGCGGTCATGGGGACCGGCGGCGCCCCGGAAGGCGTGCTGTCCGCCGCCGCGCTGAAGTGCCTCAACGGGGAGATCCAGGGCCGCCTCAAG comes from the Geothrix sp. 21YS21S-4 genome and includes:
- a CDS encoding DUF4442 domain-containing protein — encoded protein: MSSRFERLKQTFGMRLFGWLKIPLLAAVRPSVVELGETRCVVRIPLRRRTRNHLGSMYFGALAIGADCAGGLLAMDQIKRSGGNVSLVFKAFQATFLKRPESDVYFICDEGEAIRDQVRRARASEERITEPMRIRAAVRLPDGTFDPVAEFTLELSLKRRS
- the sppA gene encoding signal peptide peptidase SppA encodes the protein MKDFFKSFFAALLALMVAGGAVVVLFFGALAVLSSSGKPTVPGKAVLVFDLDTSLTDGERDPEPSEALSEALGGGGGRAQSLPAAIDALDRAASDSRITALFITGNLQAAGPAQLRELREAIQRFKAKKPVLAYNMGWTKRDYYLAGGATTLFVNPFGEIELNGLASEPMFFGEAFKKYGVEVQVTRVGKYKSAVEPYVLDRMSEPNREQIQKLLDDIWGEWKDTVAKDRKKAPADLQAIADERGLVEADEAKKLGLVDRVAPYDEVLDELKKLAGKEAKDKDFPQITLATYAGIPGDGKSGKTRIAVVVAEGEIVDGEGKAAQVGGERLSRELRRLRLDERVKAVVLRVNSPGGSASASELIQREVILTKKTKPVVVSMGHLAASGGYWISTYGNRIFAEPSTITGSIGVFGLLPNVKKLANEHGITWDSVQTAKLANPMTLTRPKNEVELTRIQGLVDHIYDQFLAKVADSRKMSKEAVHEIAQGRVWSGQEALKLGLVDELGGLEAAVKHAATLAKAGDDYFLVGPEREPDTLKELLKSFGGKPRKLAKPGPVDVLAGGLFRQAEMLTSLNDPRGVYARLPFDLELK
- a CDS encoding thioredoxin domain-containing protein — protein: MSNRLAGSLSPYLLQHAHNPVDWFPWGDEALTKAKEEGKPIFLSIGYSACHWCHVMERESFENPAVAEALNAHFVSIKVDREERPDLDDLYMGAVQTLTGRGGWPMSVWLTPDLEPFYGGTYFPPESRGGMPGFLPLLRRIAEVWREDPGGIAAQAAGLAAELRRQAEVDPGAALPGESVLAAATAHFRRAYDPRWGGFGPAPKFPPSMVLELLLARGDAEDRAMAFRTLDAMWEGGMYDHLGGGFARYSVDGQWLIPHFEKMLYDNAQLAACYLSAFQASGDARYAQVARETLDYLLRDLLDPAGGFHASEDADSEGEEGRFYAFTPAEVREALGDADGARFCAAFGITEGGNFEHGRSVVHRFSCPREARLAEEDDRALRHRLRIWRDRRVRPGKDDKVVAAWNGLALSAFARGFQVLGDPRYLAAAQACAAFLRTALGREDHLLRVWRGGEAHTPGFLEDSAAVAEGLLDLFEADFDEGWLRWGEALGTGMLARFRDPDGDGFFSAEAGRADLLFRQKPAFDGALPSGNTLAARALLRLSRHLQREDFHQAAEGVLRCFGPSMARAPRAFPGLLGVLDLALREPLEVAVSGDPASEPARLLLAEIHRRHLPGRVVSASADQLLPLHEGRGGPRGGAVAFVCRGRTCAPPVSTPNALAGLLM
- the rpsP gene encoding 30S ribosomal protein S16, whose amino-acid sequence is MLSIRLARNGAKKRPFYHIVVSENDRIPTGRAVEVLGFVNPIAGSGEAVRIDVEKAKSWLQKGAQPSKTVLDLFKKNQIL
- a CDS encoding KH domain-containing protein; the encoded protein is MDLDAFLRDVLTPLLDHPEALRIEVGGEGKKRDVLLFANPEDRGRIIGKHGRMISALRTLCRTAGDKAGLAVTLELDDRDEQEA
- a CDS encoding ribosome maturation factor RimM — protein: MLLAGHLAKVQGLKGEFLFHAVMDNPERLEGLKDLILAPPHMDLDRNESIPPARPAALRSFRWHQERPCLAFEGVPDRTAAEALKGWALWMPESAASLEEGESFRHQWIGCEVFMGGRKVGEVLRLDPGPAGYDMVVMRDLRPGRTGQRDIPYIKAWWTLDLPHRRLDVDPPEGLLDVNQIGG
- a CDS encoding MarC family protein, giving the protein MDSSSFVSAIILLVLVTDPLGNIPLFIGLLRQVDPARRQRIIIREVLFAFAILLFFALFGQRVLKLMHLTDTSLGIAGGVILFLIALKMVFPHPEGRSGHRIHGEPFLVPLAIPFIAGPSAIATVLLLVSREPHRLWEWLGALSVAMAVSAVVLGFAEKIADFLGEQVTMAFERLMGLVLTAIAIEMLLGGIEKFVRQLSAAGI
- the ffh gene encoding signal recognition particle protein; this translates as MFDSLTQKLSQAMKALRGQSKLTEANLEAVLREVRMALLEADVHVSVARTFLQRVKEKALGVEVMQGLNPAQAFIDIVHRELVEIMGGQAPEHPIAFSAKPPTVVMMVGLQGAGKTTTCGKLAVFLKKLGRSPLLVPADVYRPAAIEQLHVVAKDAGVPSFRTEEKEPVAICAAALAEAKLKGWDTVILDTAGRLHLDEALMEELARIKAATSPDEILFVADAMTGQDAVRSATAFHEKLGITGVVLTKADGDTRGGAAFSIKQATGQPLKFVGEGEKLEDFQRFHPDRMAQRILGMGDVLSLIEHAKDKLDEKEAEGLAKRLAKNQFTLEDMRKQFQQVQKLGSMNKILGMLPGLGQMKDQLAQVATDKRIKHLEAILNSMTVAERANHNLLDGKRKRRIAAGCGRPVSEINQLLKQFAETKKMMGQMNDPRFMARMQRMAKMGGGPNLPF